AGGAGCAATTATTCAAGGACTTAAAATATATGGTAATGCAAAAATTGAAGGAGTAATATTCAATAAAATTGGATCTAATACTCATTACGAATATTGCAAAAATTCAGTAAAAGATATAAAAGTACTTGGCTATATCCCTTTCTCGAAGGATCTTAATATTCCATCTAGACATTTAGGTTTATTTACAGTTGAAGGATATGATCCAGAAAACGTGATTTCAATAACATCAAAATTAGTGGAACAGTATGTTGATTTAGATTCTATAATAGAAATAGCTAATAATACAGATAATATTAATATAAACATAGACGAAAATAACAATAATGAGAAACCTAATAAAATAGCTGCAATAGCTTATGATGAAGCATTCAGTTTCTATTATTATGAAAACATTGATAGAATTAAAAAATCATATAATATTGAGTTTTTTAGTCCATTATCTAATGAAATAGTAGAAAATGCAGATTTTATTTATTTGGGAGGAGGTTATCCAGAATTATATCTTGATAATTTAGAAAAATCACAAAATACTAAGAATTGGCTGAATAAAATGATAAATAATGATATACCAGTTTTAGCAGAATGTGGTGGACTAATGTATTTATCTAAAACAATTGAAAATGAACAAAACAAGAAATTCCAAATGGCAGGAATCTTTGATATAGATATAAAATCTAAAGGAAAATTAACAATAGGTTATACTGAACTACTTGCATTAGAGGATTCATTTCTAGCTAATAAAGGAGAAAAAATTAGAGGCCACGAATTCCATGTATCTTATCCTATTGAAGTAAATGAAAAAAAATTCGTCTTTAAAAATATGAAAGGAAAAGGAATTAAAAATGGTTATGATGGAGTATTATCTCATAATACTTTAGCAACTTATTCACATTTCCATTTCTCTATTGTTGAGAAGAAGTCTGTCTTTTGAGCTCAAGCTTCTTTATTCTTTCTATATAATCCAATACTTTATCAATATCGTTACTATATAACCTTATTTTATATGGTAAATTCTTTTTTGTAGAATCTATCTCTACATAATGATTTTCTTTGTTTACAGTGATTTCAGAATCTAATAAATATTTTGCGTGAAGAAATATCGATGTTCCTTTACCACTAACTATACCTTTTTCATTTATCTTATAATTAGGTGGAGCCATAGTTGTTAACATGGAAGTTGGTCTTAACACTTTTCTATACATGAAAATACCTACTCCATATAGTGCCTCAAAATACACTAGGTATATTGCTAATCTCATGTATAAATCTGGATTAGAATCAGCATATGATATTATATGTCCATAAAGTATAATTAATACAATAATGTAAACTAAGTAAATACCCATCATACTAAAATTCTTCTTTATCATATCAGTATATTGCTTTTGATATTCTTTATCTGCCATCATCAATTTTGTAACATCTTTTTCTTCATATAATGTTCTAGAATTCATTATTTCGTAAAGTAATTTTCTATCTCTAAACATAGGATTTGTTTTATACATCATAGAAAAAGATATAGCCATTATTATTACAAAATATGCTATAAATGCTTCAATATAATATTTTGGAAAATATGTTAATACTACTGAAATTACAATCAACCATACTTGTGTTAACGTTATCATTTTCCAGTTATATGGATTATACCCTCTCGCTGACATTTCTCATACCTTTTTTATTTTTGCTATAACTAATATTTATTAACATGCTTAAATCCTTATCATCAATAATTATATTGCTAATTCTATTAACTGTTATAACTTCATACTCTTACACTTCTACCCAAACATTTCATTTTAGTTTACATGGATTAACAATTCAAGTAATTATAAATAGTAAATATCATAATATAGTAAATCTAACGTTTAATAACTTCACTTATTCATTAATAATTCAAACTAAATATAATATAACTACAAATAATTCTATAATCCTAAATCATTTAAATGAT
This genomic window from Acidianus manzaensis contains:
- a CDS encoding cobyrinate a,c-diamide synthase, with product MSKVPRIIIASDRSDSGKTTITAGIMRALSKKMKVRPFKAGPDFIDPGYHKIATKNPSINLDLYIMGKENVLKSLVKYSKNYDISVIEGVMGLYDGINLDYSTYQLSEVTKTPIILIINCENIGSTAGAIIQGLKIYGNAKIEGVIFNKIGSNTHYEYCKNSVKDIKVLGYIPFSKDLNIPSRHLGLFTVEGYDPENVISITSKLVEQYVDLDSIIEIANNTDNININIDENNNNEKPNKIAAIAYDEAFSFYYYENIDRIKKSYNIEFFSPLSNEIVENADFIYLGGGYPELYLDNLEKSQNTKNWLNKMINNDIPVLAECGGLMYLSKTIENEQNKKFQMAGIFDIDIKSKGKLTIGYTELLALEDSFLANKGEKIRGHEFHVSYPIEVNEKKFVFKNMKGKGIKNGYDGVLSHNTLATYSHFHFSIVEKKSVF
- a CDS encoding DUF2208 domain-containing protein, whose amino-acid sequence is MSARGYNPYNWKMITLTQVWLIVISVVLTYFPKYYIEAFIAYFVIIMAISFSMMYKTNPMFRDRKLLYEIMNSRTLYEEKDVTKLMMADKEYQKQYTDMIKKNFSMMGIYLVYIIVLIILYGHIISYADSNPDLYMRLAIYLVYFEALYGVGIFMYRKVLRPTSMLTTMAPPNYKINEKGIVSGKGTSIFLHAKYLLDSEITVNKENHYVEIDSTKKNLPYKIRLYSNDIDKVLDYIERIKKLELKRQTSSQQ